Genomic window (Chondrocystis sp. NIES-4102):
TTTACTGCACCATTATTTCAGCAGCATATTAGCCAAGAAAGAGTAAATAGAATAATTAATATTTCTTCAAGCGATCGCAATTTACCTTTAGACAAAAAACAAGAAAAGCAAGACGATATTGCCGTTGAGTTCCAAATGTCTTACACCTCTCAATTTGACCAAAATTGGGTATATCGGCAAGTAGCAATAGCTGAATATTTAGATACTTTTAGCGAATTATCCGCTAGGTTAGAAACATTGAAAGATTTAACTACTCTGTGCCAAAAAACTGGTGTTAAAAGTAGTCTTGAGTTATTACCTAAGACACAAGATGATCAGAATTGGTACATACTACCAAGTTAAAAATATTTTAGTTTCTACTCAAAATACTTTAACAATTTTTAAAACGAACCTTTTATTAAATACTAAAGCTAAACAATTAGTAATAGATAGATGTTGCAACTTATCCTATTTGTTAACTGTAAAATTAAATCTCTTTTCTTTTAAAGTATTCAGAACTATTTCTAATTCAAACTGTTTGAAACAAATTGTCTTATTAGTTATGAAAATTAGTCTAGGTATAATTAAAAATCTGACCTGATAGCTTTTACTTGAAAATAAAGGTAGTAGATCAGCCCAAGATTAAGCCTAAATACATAGGTCTTAATTAAATCTATAAAATAAAGGGGTCAAGTTGATAGTGATACCAATTATGATAGGCTTGCTCGGCAATTAAAGGGCGAATTAGAAACTTGGGGGGATCACCTGGATGAACATCTATACGTACACAAGCATAGGATTTCTTTTGATACATACCTTCACCACGACTACCCAAAAATAAACGAGATTCTGCTACTTGCTGCTTAATACCCGATCGCTGCTCAGTTACTACGGTACTATTAGAATATTGACGACGGACGCTATTACCACCTGCACCGCAAATGAGCCAATTGATATAGGAATCCGCAGACCCTGTATCATTAGTGTATAAATGCTCCAAACAGTGGGCGTGACTGGATAAAACTAAATCCAACAAGGGACGATCCTCAAGAGGCTTTTTAAGAATTTGAGCCACTTCATTTAAAACCTGACGTAAATGATATCGTACCTCAAGAGTTTCGGGCTGTTTTCCATGAGTTGATTCGGTAGTGTAGGGAGAATGATGGAGATAAAGAATTCTACCTCTGACTTGAGGATCTAACCAAGAGCTAATTAATTTACGTTTAAACCAATCTAACTGTTCATAATCGATCGCTATTTTATCTCCTTGCAGTTTTCTACTAATGTCTTGTTTTTTATTTCTGATTTGTTGTAGTTGTCTTTGATAATCAGCTAATAGATCTTGTTGTTGGGGGACGGCTATATCAAGCTGCTCAAATTTGGCGATTAATTGGTCATATTGCCAATCTAATTCTTGGAGTTGGTTACGTAACTGCTGGCGAATTTTGACCCCTTCTGGGCTATTGATCTGAGGATCAGGAGCATTAAAAGTATTGGAATCTAAAGCAAAAAAATCGATACCACCATAGCGAAAACTATAGTAACGGTTGGGTAAACGGGTAAATCTATAGGGTTGATAGTTTAAACACCACTCCCCTTGAAATTTGGCTGTGTAATGGGACTCTAAATGTTGGGTTAAGGCTTCAGGGGTTAATTCTAAAGTGTAGTCTAAAAAAGCTTGAGCGTAGGTGTTGCCATCATTAGATCCTTGTAAACCAAAATCAGGAGCGAAGGGGAGGGGTAAAAATCGCCTAAAAGGTTTAACTCCTTGAGCTAGAAGTCCATAAAATACGGGTAAATTATAATAGTCGTGATTTCCAGGGACTAAAAGGAAAGGACGATCAAAAGTTATTTTTTGGTAACCTAACTCTTTACCAACAATGAATTCTTGATAGGGAGTAATAAAGTGTGGCTGGTAATATTCCTTAGATCCTACCTGATATACTACATCCCCTGTATGCAAAATAAAATTTATTTCCTCTTGCTGCTCGCCCATCAATTGAGCAACTTGTCTTTGGGGATTATTTCTCTGATAGGTGGTATAACCAGTGTCGCCAGTAAATAAAAAAGAAAACCGAGGATTATCCCGTTGAGGATCATCTATATGTATTTGAGTTTGATTGATTCTGCGACTGACAAACAGAGGATCTTGCCATCTTACCCTTTGTTTCATTGCCGTGATTTTATCAGGGATCGGGGAGTCGAAGACAAATTTCATTAGTCAGTGACACAAGATAATAATTAACTTCTAATAGGTTTCCCAAATAGCAGTTAAATTACAGCAACTAAGATAATTAACTCTCTTGCGTTTTGATATTGTGCAGATTCTGATTAATTTCTGACCATTGACGCGGAAATCGATCTTGAGTGTAGACTAATAAAGCTTTATTGAGAAAAGCGATCGCTCTTCCTCTATTTTCACTCCGATCCCCTCTAACTCGATTACGGTATGCCCCAGCTAAATTATTATTGAGCATTGCCCAGTTGTAAGGGAAGTTTTCCAAGCTATGGATTGATAAAGCATTTTCGTAGTGAGAGATGGCACGTTCAATATTACTGCTTTTATCTCCTACAATACGGGATTGAAAGGCATTACCTAAGTTATTTTGCAACATTGCCCAATAATGGGGATGTTCGCTTAGAGTATATACTTTTAAAGCGGATTCTAAATGATTTATGGCAATTTCAATATTTTCGCTGCGATCGCCTAGTAAACGGTTAGGGTAAATATCCCCTAGGTTATTATGACAAGCTGCCCAATCTTGGGGATAATCTTCCCACTTACTAACAGATAAAGCTCTTTTATAACAAGCGATCGCTTGCTCGATATTTTGGCTACGCTCCCCTCTAATTCGATAACTATAGGCAATACCAAGATTACGTTGAATATTTCCCCATAAATAGGGATATTTAGCTTTATTGATTACTTCTAGGGACAATTGGTAACTAACAAAAGCCTTCTCAAGATTTTCTGCTCGATCTCCGATTACGCGATCGCGCCAAGCATTGGCTAAATTGGATTGAATCATTGCCCAGTCTAGAGGAAATGAGGTTGGCTGATAGACTTTTAAAGCTGCTTGATAACTAACAATAGCTAATTCGAGATTATTAGCTCGATCTCCTGCGGGATAAGCACTAATTAGATTACCTAGGTTAACTAGATCATTGGCGATCGCTCTTTGTTGTTGAGAATCTACCGATAATATAGTTTCGTTTGCCCAATAATTAAGAATTGCAGGGGAATTGCGATCGAGTTTATCTTGATTATCACGAATTAAAGTGTATATTTCCTCCTTAGCAACCTGATCCGATATTTGTTGCAACAGAGTCATCAAAAACTGAAAATATTCTCGACGACGATTATTAAAAGTATTAGTTTTCTCTAATTGTAATAATTTTGCTGCCAAATTAATTAACCTCTCAGCAGCATTAAGATCCCCTGCTTGTCTTAATTTTTCACCCACAGACATCAAACAACTAATAAACTCTTGATTAACTAATTGTTGATTCGCATTTAAAATGTTGATTTCCTGCTCTCTAGGATTGCTTAATAAAATGTCAATCAGCTTAAGATAAGGATGTTCTAATTTACTCATGAGGGACTCAAAAACTTGATGCTAAATTCGGTTTTGATTTCCAACCGTATAATATATCGAACTTCTCTTTTATTATCTGTTTATTGTGAGTGTAAATAAAAAAAAATCCCCTTCAATTGGTAATATCGCCAAAATTGTCGCGATCGCCACCTTGGTCAGTAAAATTTTTGGTTTTGTCCGAGAATTGATTGTTAATGCTGCTTTTGGGATTGGTTCAGTCAGAAACGCCTATGCTTATGCTTATACTATACCAGGCTTTCTTTTTGTCTTAATAGGTGGCATTAATGGCCCTTTTCATAGTGCCTTACTCACTGTCCTAGCTAAAAAGGATCGCCAGGAAGCTGCTCCAATTGTGGAAACAGTATCAACTTTAGTCAGTATATTTTTACTAACGATAACCATATTAATAATTATTTTTGCAGACACTTTAATTAATATTTTGGCACCAGGATTAGCCCCTGATGTTAAAAACTTAGCGGTGTTGCAACTGCAAATCATGGCACCTTTAGCTTTACTTGCAGGCTTAATTGGGATTGGTTTCGGGACACTCAACGCGGTAGATAGTTATTTATTACCTAGTATCAGCCCTTTATTTTCAAGTTTAGCGGTAACTATCGGTGTGGGAGCAATTTTTTTACGTTTAGGATCAAACCTTAATACACCCTCCTATTTCCAGTTAGGAGCAATTGTTTTAGCAGGGGCTACTTTAGTTGGGGGAATTTGGCAGTGGTTAGCGCAATTATTTGTGCAGTGGCGAGCGGGAATGGGAGGCTTAAAGTTAAACTTTGATTGGAATACCCCAGGGGTGATGGAAGTATTTAAAGTGATGATCCCTGCTACCCTTTCTTCAGGAATGTTATATATAAACTTGAATGTTGATCAGTTTTTCGTTTCAGGAATACCTAACGCTGCTGCTGCTCTGCAAAGTGCCACTTTTGTTTTTATTACGCCTTTAGGAATTATTTCCAATGTAATTTTAGTCCCTTTTTATCCAGTCTTTTCACGTTTAGCTGCCCCTGAAAACTGGCAGGAATTAAAACTGCGAATTCGCCAAGGCTTATTTTTAGGTGCTTTAACCATGTTGCCTTTTACGGCAATTTTCATGTCCTTATCCCTGCCAATTATTAAACTAGCATTTGAGCGGGGTCAATTTGATGCGGATGATTCCCGTTTTGTCGCTTCCTTACTAATAGTATATGGATTTGGAATGTTCTTTTACATTGCCAGAGATATCCTAGTCAGAATATTTTATGCCCTTGGAGATGGTGAAACACCTTTTAAAGTCAGTATTATTAATATCTTTTTAAATGCTATTTTAGATTACTGGCTAATTGGGACTTTT
Coding sequences:
- a CDS encoding integral membrane protein MviN, translated to MSVNKKKSPSIGNIAKIVAIATLVSKIFGFVRELIVNAAFGIGSVRNAYAYAYTIPGFLFVLIGGINGPFHSALLTVLAKKDRQEAAPIVETVSTLVSIFLLTITILIIIFADTLINILAPGLAPDVKNLAVLQLQIMAPLALLAGLIGIGFGTLNAVDSYLLPSISPLFSSLAVTIGVGAIFLRLGSNLNTPSYFQLGAIVLAGATLVGGIWQWLAQLFVQWRAGMGGLKLNFDWNTPGVMEVFKVMIPATLSSGMLYINLNVDQFFVSGIPNAAAALQSATFVFITPLGIISNVILVPFYPVFSRLAAPENWQELKLRIRQGLFLGALTMLPFTAIFMSLSLPIIKLAFERGQFDADDSRFVASLLIVYGFGMFFYIARDILVRIFYALGDGETPFKVSIINIFLNAILDYWLIGTFGTPGVIIATVSVNIISMSAFVWILHRRLNGFSLIEWGKGFGGLSIATIIAGVASYGVSQVLERTIGNDNFLLLLMELIIASTVAIVTFSLIAMQYRLPEFDMLVDKIKQKLRRGSR
- a CDS encoding TPR repeat-containing protein, which gives rise to MSKLEHPYLKLIDILLSNPREQEINILNANQQLVNQEFISCLMSVGEKLRQAGDLNAAERLINLAAKLLQLEKTNTFNNRRREYFQFLMTLLQQISDQVAKEEIYTLIRDNQDKLDRNSPAILNYWANETILSVDSQQQRAIANDLVNLGNLISAYPAGDRANNLELAIVSYQAALKVYQPTSFPLDWAMIQSNLANAWRDRVIGDRAENLEKAFVSYQLSLEVINKAKYPYLWGNIQRNLGIAYSYRIRGERSQNIEQAIACYKRALSVSKWEDYPQDWAACHNNLGDIYPNRLLGDRSENIEIAINHLESALKVYTLSEHPHYWAMLQNNLGNAFQSRIVGDKSSNIERAISHYENALSIHSLENFPYNWAMLNNNLAGAYRNRVRGDRSENRGRAIAFLNKALLVYTQDRFPRQWSEINQNLHNIKTQES